In Hemibagrus wyckioides isolate EC202008001 linkage group LG21, SWU_Hwy_1.0, whole genome shotgun sequence, the following proteins share a genomic window:
- the lactbl1b gene encoding putative beta-lactamase-like 1 isoform X1: protein MGKTGSKFVLTTSSTDDGVQQQRTPAAAIERLTTSTRMDLKWTHLGLIFFAMLSVIMTGCFLWQYHLPKLMPEEDLEKAIKSEKLCPRYPKPTVLEHPIPYLKAALEKVDAVLRHSINPISLPTISAIVIYNDTVLWTGNFGKRNGSDPKSTPPNEYTIYRIASISKIFPTLMLYRLWEDGKVSSLDDPLEKYVENFTIKNPLGRSKNSELKYVTDGLIFLDSSEVQIRSSSVTLRRMASHLSGLPRRLRSTNLLWKGKTQAAISLLKDDVLVADPGTKCHYSNLAFSLLAHVLAERVLGFNYQRWITDNILDRLGMEDTGFDITPSVQSHMAVGVYANGQPAPHYDLGWYRPSGQMFSTAADLAKLAMMLLGSYHRKILEPDTIKIMLTPLFQCDKDYFANRTGTPWEVNEQFGYELLRKDGDLDGYSTTFSLVPRLKISMVVLMAGTRPQNQDVISKAYSYIIPAMERAFRDAKQVLVPPPNAAPYVGFYTYSNITFYEIKDGPEGVLIMQQFGPQIESLIPERYRTIKLSYLVDRVFRVVFEKQYPCILHVGSASVSLEAQDGQLFNFYMFDKFGLSPGFDAPGLNTYNVVRIAHRPVFSK from the exons ATGGGGAAGACAGGTAGTAAATTTGTGCTGACAACGTCCTCAACAGATGATGGAGTTCAACAACAG CGTACTCCAGCGGCTGCCATTGAGAGACTTACCACATCTACCAGGATGGACTTGAAATGGACTCATTTGGGTCTCATCTTCTTTGCAATGTTATCTGTCATTATGACAGGCTGCTTCCTCTGGCAGTATCATCTGCCCAAGCTAATGCCCG AGGAAGATTTGGAGAAAGCTATTAAATCTGAGAAGCTGTGTCCCCGATACCCCAAGCCCACTGTCCTGGAGCACCCAATCCCCTACCTCAAGGCAGCGCTGGAGAAA GTGGATGCAGTTCTGCGGCATAGCATCAACCCCATAAGCCTTCCCACAATATCTGCTATTGTCATTTATAATGACACCGTGTTGTGGACAGGAAACTTTGGAAAGAGGAATGGCAGTGACCCTAAATCAACACCTCCTAATGAGTACACCATATATAG GATTGCAAGCATATCTAAGATCTTCCCCACTCTGATGCTCTACCGACTATGGGAAGATGGCAAAGTAAGCTCATTAGATGACCCACTGGAGAAGTATGTGGAGAATTTCACCATCAAAAATCCACTGGGAAGGAGCAAAAATTCTGAGCTGAAATATGTGACCGATGGTCTGATCTTCCTCGATAGCAGTGAGGTTCAGATTCGATCTTCCTCAGTTACTCTGCGTAGAATGGCCAGTCATCTCTCTG GTTTACCAAGAAGACTACGGTCCACTAACTTGCTGTGGAAGGGCAAGACTCAAGCTGCAATCAGTCTTCTAAAGGATGATGTGCTGGTTGCAGATCCAGGAAccaa ATGTCACTACAGCAACCTGGCTTTTTCCTTGTTGGCCCATGTCCTGGCAGAGAGGGTGTTGGGTTTCAATTACCAGCGCTGGATTACTGATAACATCCTTGATCGATTGGGAATGGAGGACACAGGCTTTGATATCACCCCCAGCGTTCAGAGTCACATGGCCGTTGGCGTCTATGCCAATGGGCAACCTGCACCACATTATGACCTAGGCTGGTATCGCCCGTCTGGGCAGATGTTCTCTACAGCTGCTGATCTAGCTAAACTGGCCATGATGCTTCTTGGTTCTTATCATCGCAAGATTCTGGAGCCAGACACTATAAAGATAATGCTCACTCCCTTGTTCCAATGTGATAAAGATTACTTCGCCAACCGCACTGGAACTCCATGGGAGGTGAATGAACAGTTTGGTTATGAGTTGCTTCGCAAAGATGGTGACTTGGATGGGTACTCCACAACGTTTTCCCTAGTACCCCGACTCAAGATCAGCATGGTTGTTCTGATGGCAGGCACAAGGCCTCAGAACCAGGATGTGATATCAAAGGCCTATTCATATATCATTCCTGCTATGGAGAGAGCTTTCAGAGATGCCAAGCAGGTCCTTGTGCCACCCCCTAATGCTGCTCCTTATGTAGGGTTCTACACATACAGTAACATCACTTTTTATGAGATCAAAGATGGACCAGAAGGAGTCCTCATCATGCAGCAATTTGGACCTCAGATTGAGAGCTTGATTCCTGAGAGATATCGAACTATAAAGTTGTCTTACCTGGTAGATCGAGTTTTTAGGGTTGTGTTTGAGAAACAATATCCCTGCATTTTACATGTGGGTTCTGCCTCAGTGTCATTGGAAGCCCAGGATGGGCAGCTCTTCAATTTCTATATGTTTGACAAATTTGGGTTATCCCCTGGTTTTGATGCACCAGGTCTGAACACTTATAATGTGGTCAGAATCGCTCACAGACCCGTTTTTtcaaagtga
- the lactbl1b gene encoding putative beta-lactamase-like 1 isoform X2 has translation MDLKWTHLGLIFFAMLSVIMTGCFLWQYHLPKLMPEEDLEKAIKSEKLCPRYPKPTVLEHPIPYLKAALEKVDAVLRHSINPISLPTISAIVIYNDTVLWTGNFGKRNGSDPKSTPPNEYTIYRIASISKIFPTLMLYRLWEDGKVSSLDDPLEKYVENFTIKNPLGRSKNSELKYVTDGLIFLDSSEVQIRSSSVTLRRMASHLSGLPRRLRSTNLLWKGKTQAAISLLKDDVLVADPGTKCHYSNLAFSLLAHVLAERVLGFNYQRWITDNILDRLGMEDTGFDITPSVQSHMAVGVYANGQPAPHYDLGWYRPSGQMFSTAADLAKLAMMLLGSYHRKILEPDTIKIMLTPLFQCDKDYFANRTGTPWEVNEQFGYELLRKDGDLDGYSTTFSLVPRLKISMVVLMAGTRPQNQDVISKAYSYIIPAMERAFRDAKQVLVPPPNAAPYVGFYTYSNITFYEIKDGPEGVLIMQQFGPQIESLIPERYRTIKLSYLVDRVFRVVFEKQYPCILHVGSASVSLEAQDGQLFNFYMFDKFGLSPGFDAPGLNTYNVVRIAHRPVFSK, from the exons ATGGACTTGAAATGGACTCATTTGGGTCTCATCTTCTTTGCAATGTTATCTGTCATTATGACAGGCTGCTTCCTCTGGCAGTATCATCTGCCCAAGCTAATGCCCG AGGAAGATTTGGAGAAAGCTATTAAATCTGAGAAGCTGTGTCCCCGATACCCCAAGCCCACTGTCCTGGAGCACCCAATCCCCTACCTCAAGGCAGCGCTGGAGAAA GTGGATGCAGTTCTGCGGCATAGCATCAACCCCATAAGCCTTCCCACAATATCTGCTATTGTCATTTATAATGACACCGTGTTGTGGACAGGAAACTTTGGAAAGAGGAATGGCAGTGACCCTAAATCAACACCTCCTAATGAGTACACCATATATAG GATTGCAAGCATATCTAAGATCTTCCCCACTCTGATGCTCTACCGACTATGGGAAGATGGCAAAGTAAGCTCATTAGATGACCCACTGGAGAAGTATGTGGAGAATTTCACCATCAAAAATCCACTGGGAAGGAGCAAAAATTCTGAGCTGAAATATGTGACCGATGGTCTGATCTTCCTCGATAGCAGTGAGGTTCAGATTCGATCTTCCTCAGTTACTCTGCGTAGAATGGCCAGTCATCTCTCTG GTTTACCAAGAAGACTACGGTCCACTAACTTGCTGTGGAAGGGCAAGACTCAAGCTGCAATCAGTCTTCTAAAGGATGATGTGCTGGTTGCAGATCCAGGAAccaa ATGTCACTACAGCAACCTGGCTTTTTCCTTGTTGGCCCATGTCCTGGCAGAGAGGGTGTTGGGTTTCAATTACCAGCGCTGGATTACTGATAACATCCTTGATCGATTGGGAATGGAGGACACAGGCTTTGATATCACCCCCAGCGTTCAGAGTCACATGGCCGTTGGCGTCTATGCCAATGGGCAACCTGCACCACATTATGACCTAGGCTGGTATCGCCCGTCTGGGCAGATGTTCTCTACAGCTGCTGATCTAGCTAAACTGGCCATGATGCTTCTTGGTTCTTATCATCGCAAGATTCTGGAGCCAGACACTATAAAGATAATGCTCACTCCCTTGTTCCAATGTGATAAAGATTACTTCGCCAACCGCACTGGAACTCCATGGGAGGTGAATGAACAGTTTGGTTATGAGTTGCTTCGCAAAGATGGTGACTTGGATGGGTACTCCACAACGTTTTCCCTAGTACCCCGACTCAAGATCAGCATGGTTGTTCTGATGGCAGGCACAAGGCCTCAGAACCAGGATGTGATATCAAAGGCCTATTCATATATCATTCCTGCTATGGAGAGAGCTTTCAGAGATGCCAAGCAGGTCCTTGTGCCACCCCCTAATGCTGCTCCTTATGTAGGGTTCTACACATACAGTAACATCACTTTTTATGAGATCAAAGATGGACCAGAAGGAGTCCTCATCATGCAGCAATTTGGACCTCAGATTGAGAGCTTGATTCCTGAGAGATATCGAACTATAAAGTTGTCTTACCTGGTAGATCGAGTTTTTAGGGTTGTGTTTGAGAAACAATATCCCTGCATTTTACATGTGGGTTCTGCCTCAGTGTCATTGGAAGCCCAGGATGGGCAGCTCTTCAATTTCTATATGTTTGACAAATTTGGGTTATCCCCTGGTTTTGATGCACCAGGTCTGAACACTTATAATGTGGTCAGAATCGCTCACAGACCCGTTTTTtcaaagtga